The Phycisphaerae bacterium genome contains the following window.
ACTCCGCACGTCCTGCACTCCGGTCGCACCGTTGAGCGTCGTTTCCAGAGGGAACGTAATCAGCGTTTCGACTTCCTCAGGAGCCATGCCGGGCGCTTCGGTCATGATGACTACGCGCGGACGATTCAGGTCGGGGAACACGTCGATCGGCAGTTGGTAGGCTTGCCACCCGCCGTAAACAACCAGGAAGACCGAGGCGGCGACCACCAAGAGCCGGTTCTGAAGCGCGAAGCGAATGATTGCATTGAGCATGGCGGAGGATTCCTTTCGCGATTCCGGTTAGTGGTTATGACCGGCATGAGGATCGACCCCGCCACCCGATTTGTTCTTCAATGCCAGGTGCATCTGATAGGCCCCGCGAGCAGCTACGATGTCGCCGGGAAAGACCGCACCGTCATTGGCGATAACAACCGACCGCTGGTCTCGGTACTCGACATGAACCGGAACCCGGTCAAAATGATCGCCGTTTTGCTGGTAGATGTAGGTCTCGGCGCCTTCATCCACGACGGCCTCCACCGGCAATACGATTCGCCTTTCCCACTGCTCAACCGGAACGCGCAGTTCCATCCGTTGGCCAGGTTTGAAACGCCAATCGAGAAAGCGGCTCCCTGTGGAATCGGTTTGATCGAGCGCCACTTCGTTGGGCAAACGGAGGTAGAATCGAAAGGCACGCGATTGAGGGTCCACGTGATCGGCTAGGTAAAGTACCTTCAGTCCATCAATAACGTCCGTCGCACGATCGCGAGCTAGCAAAGCGGCGGACACTTCCCAGCCCTTGCGTGCCGCCTCGCGCAATCGAGCGGCATCGTCCTCAAAAGCGCGACCCTCGATATACAACTCACAGTGGTCGGCAAGCACGCTGAGCACTTGTCCGGCCTCGACCTGCTGGCCGAGTTTCACTGACAAATCCTGAACGTGGAACAGATGGTCTTCGCGACAGGCGTCGCTGTCGTGGCCGTGTACCGGAGCGCTTACCGTGACCGTCTTGAAAAGCTTTCGATCACGAAGGATCGACTCGACGTCATTCTCCTTAAGTCCGTGCAGGAGAAGTGCTTGGCGCTCGGCTCGAAAACTTGCTTCGAGCTTCTGCTTCTCGTATTCCTGCTCCAATATGCGTTTGCCCGCGATGACGCCTTCACCAAGCGACTGGAGCCGACTGATTTCACGGTTGACGACATCAAGACTTTCGGCCGTGCGGATTAGGTTGCTTTGGGCAGTCACCAGCTCTTCGTGGGTTAGCCGGATCTCAAACATAGAAGAACCTGGTTCGATGGCAGACCCCTGAATCTGGACAATTTTGGTGACCACGCCAGTCAGCGGCGCTGTGATGTGAATCTGTGACCGGCCTGGACGTTCGACGATCATCGCGGGGACGGTTGTGGTTCTGACGTAGGTGGTCGGCTCAATCGTGACGGGCTCGAAGCCGACATTACGCAGTGCATTAGCACTAAGCTCAATCGAAGAGTCCTCGGAATGACCGGCATGGTCATGATCGTGCCCCGCGTGTTCGTCAGATTGCGCAGTGGAGGGCGCACCCTGGCGCGCAATCCAACCGCTGACCATCGGCCTAGCCCACGGCAGCCAAATCGGGCTGGTCGCTGCGAAGGCTCCGCCTGCGATCAGCAGCCCCACAATTCCCCATGTTCTTGGGCGTAGTCTTGGCAATTGAAATCTCATGGGTACCTCCGCGCAGCATTCACGCACAAATCGGTGTTGGGGCAACGTGAGTCACGCATTGAGCGGACGTAGCCAGCCTCAACGCGAGCAGATCGTCCGGAAAATAGAATGAGCACCGTCAAGAATGCTCGAACCGGAACGCGCGGAGATTAGAGCGTGAGCACGCAGTGCGCAAGGTGCAGGCGCAAGCCGCCTAGCAACGGTGGGGCTACGGATTCATGCAACTCGCTGTAGCGCGAAGAGCAAGGCAAAACTGCCTGATCGACCAGGGCATAGCTGAGGAATGAACCATCCCACCCGAGCTGGTCGATGGGAGATGGACCCGACGAATCTGGTGCCGCGAAGACACATGTTCCTTCCGTGCAGCCCGTTGGCCCATGCTCTGAATGAGGAGTGCCTGGGGAGTCTTCGGCGAGCTGCTGGCCCGATGATTCGGAAGCACAAAACCGCTTGGAATCACCATGATGGGAATGCTTGCAGCATCCGCCACTGACTTCCGAGCCACCGTCGTGAGCAACCGATGCTGCATGGCCGGCGGCGTCGCAGGAATGCCCGCCGTGGCTATGATGCGCGCAGCAACCGGCGACGGCGTGCCAAAGCACCGCCACTGCCGTCACGACCGTCATCAAGCCACGGAACATCAGAACTCGAACTCCGCCAAGGGTTTCGCGCCTAGGGGCGCACCGCTCCTAAACTCGCTCATCGTCAATGTTATCGGAATGAGATTGGAGCGTCCATGACGGTTTTTCCGGATTTTCGCCGCCTATTCAGAAATCGAATCGCGAAACCGCGAAGCACGGGCACCTTGACTTGGCCGCGCGTACTTCATACTGCGCTACCCGAAAACAACCCTGGGAGGTTCAGAGCGATTGAGCGGAAGCAACAGCCGTTAACCCAAACGGCGCGAGACAGAGAGACAACCGAGAGTTTCGGCCGAAAGCGGGTCCGCAGGACGACGACGAGGCGGTCACGGCACCGCGCGCGACCGGCCGAGATCGCCAACCAGAGACTTTCCGCGGCGCTCGAACTCGTTGCCAGAACTGGCGATAGAACGCGAAAAGGCCGGCGTCCGAGGACGCCGGCCTCTCGTATAACCCGTCGGTAGCCGAGTTTCGCTACCGTGAAAACAAGTTGCGGGGGCCGGATTCGAACCGACGACCTCGAGGTTATGAGCCTCGCGAGCTACCGGGCTGCTCCACCCCGCGTTGGATGGTTCGACGTGCCACGTCCCGCTCGAAGCCGCTTGTGCGACCGAGCCGGCGGGTGGCTGTCGAAACTGTAAATATACACGCTTGTCATCGCATGTCGAGCGGGGCGGAGACGAAATTTCCAGCGGGGCACGTCGCCTGGGCAGGCTTCAGGCTGGCGGACGGTCACCTCGACCGGGTGGATTCCGGCCATTGGGCAGTTGCCGCAAGCCGTTTTGTCAACGGACCTTATTCCTTGGCGCTTGACCCGCAGGCTGGTACACTTCCAGTGGGTACGGGCCCGGGATTCCGGCCGGCGGATTGTGCCCGACAAGCAAGTCTGTCTGTCTGGCCACTAACCCGTCAACACTGGGACCGGACGGGCGCTGGAAACCGCGGAGTGTTGTGTCGGCCGCTTCGTTCGCCGCTTGGCGAATCACTTCGGTTAGGAGCACCTTGGATGGCGAACTCTCAGCGGCCACGGCCCATCTTTCCCACTCCTGGTGCACCAAACGCCGCGGGCGGGAATTCGCCCTTTCCCGCTCCGGCCGCCGGAAACCCCGCGTCGCCGTCCGCTCGTCCAGTTCCGATCCAACCGGCCCCGGCAGCCGCTCCGCAATACCCAACCGCTCAACAATTTCCGGCAGCGCAACAGTACCCGGCCGCTCAGCCGTACCCCGCGGCACCCCAGTATCCGGCCGGTCAGCCGTATCCGTCGGGTCAGCCCTACGCGGCCGGTCAACCGTACCCAACCGCACAGCCGTACCCCGCGGCACAACAGT
Protein-coding sequences here:
- a CDS encoding efflux RND transporter periplasmic adaptor subunit — protein: MGLLIAGGAFAATSPIWLPWARPMVSGWIARQGAPSTAQSDEHAGHDHDHAGHSEDSSIELSANALRNVGFEPVTIEPTTYVRTTTVPAMIVERPGRSQIHITAPLTGVVTKIVQIQGSAIEPGSSMFEIRLTHEELVTAQSNLIRTAESLDVVNREISRLQSLGEGVIAGKRILEQEYEKQKLEASFRAERQALLLHGLKENDVESILRDRKLFKTVTVSAPVHGHDSDACREDHLFHVQDLSVKLGQQVEAGQVLSVLADHCELYIEGRAFEDDAARLREAARKGWEVSAALLARDRATDVIDGLKVLYLADHVDPQSRAFRFYLRLPNEVALDQTDSTGSRFLDWRFKPGQRMELRVPVEQWERRIVLPVEAVVDEGAETYIYQQNGDHFDRVPVHVEYRDQRSVVIANDGAVFPGDIVAARGAYQMHLALKNKSGGGVDPHAGHNH